A single window of Aquarana catesbeiana isolate 2022-GZ linkage group LG10, ASM4218655v1, whole genome shotgun sequence DNA harbors:
- the POU2AF3 gene encoding POU class 2 homeobox associating factor 3 — MQFSDSVPPPACYSACAPIVPAAQYPQTTPMPCYGVQENSTSLLDQLTMDYYHQPNTIVDNSSCDFQNVFPTFSEGSIQPFPIFHENMTPQSPSESSDRSNSFEYSPSCQGVEFIPQSYSSPSPPDTNSCAHAGMDQHVYQHQDNSSFCYCTFCCPMDYQGSVKEQDSYSYTNIDYMGYLTSSEDIFTKDLNSYDMCYI, encoded by the exons ATGCAGTTTTCTGATTCAGTCCCTCCTCCAg CATGTTATAGTGCATGTGCACCTATTGTGCCTGCAGCCCAATACCCACAGACCACACCAATGCCCTGCTATGGAGTTCAGGAAAACAGCACAAGCTTACTGGATCAGCTGACTATGGACTATTACCATCAACCTAACACCATTGTGGACAACAGCTCCTGTGACTTCCAGAATGTATTTCCAACTTTCTCAGAAGGATCCATCCAGCCATTTCCCATCTTTCATGAGAACATG ACACCACAGTCTCCCTCGGAATCTTCAGATAGGTCAAACTCCTTTGAATACTCTCCAAGTTGTCAAGGTGTAGAGTTTATTCCACAGAGCTACAGCTCCCCTTCTCCTCCTGACACCAATAGCTGTGCACACGCTGGAATGGATCAACACGTATACCAGCACCAGGACAATTCCAGCTTCTGTTACTGTACATTTTGCTGCCCCATGGACTATCAAGGATCAGTGAAAGAACAGGATTCTTATTCTTACACTAACATTGACTATATGGGATATTTGACATCTTCTGAGGACATCTTTACAAAGGACCTGAACAGTTATGATATGTGTTACATTTAA